The nucleotide window ACTGGACAAACACAGGGTTTTCCTTCCATAAGCCTTTAATAAACAGATCTGCTGATCTGGTTTCGTTCGTTGAACTCATTGAATGGCCTGCCATTATTTTTCTCCGCGCAAACGAGTCAGATTTTTATTGATCAGTGGCACCATTTGCTGGGTGCTTTGATTCATGAGTTTTCCAATTGCCTTGGATGAAATGGTTGCTCCTGTGATGCCATCAATCTGCCATGGATGCGTTTTAGCACCTTGTTTGACCGTGACCACCTCATTCAACAATCCATCCAGAGTATCATTCAGTGAGACATCCAGTTTTTCAAAATTTGCCCGGAAGTTTTCTTCTTTCTCAATTTTATCGCCTAATCCCGGAGTTTCCTTGCTTTCCAATACTTTCATCCCTACAACCGCCTGTTGGTCTGGTGAATAGCCATACAACACTTTGATCTTGTCGGCATATCCCTGACCACTCGCCTCAATGGCTATGCCAGTCAAATTGTTTTCATTGTCATAGCCGGCAAACAGCATGAGTCCTTTGTCTGATGGTTCCTTGACCGGAATCACGGCATCGCCTTCCACCATAAAGTTGGAAACTTTAGTCGTGTGGGGAACCACTTCAAAAATTGCTTTTTGAAGGGCTATTGCTTTGTTCTTTTTGATGGTGGGCAACGTGATTTGAAAGGCCATCACTATCAATAATCCTGATATCATCGCAATTCCAGCCAA belongs to SAR324 cluster bacterium and includes:
- a CDS encoding RnfABCDGE type electron transport complex subunit G gives rise to the protein MTATIQEKTDTPSSIPMIRALAGIAMISGLLIVMAFQITLPTIKKNKAIALQKAIFEVVPHTTKVSNFMVEGDAVIPVKEPSDKGLMLFAGYDNENNLTGIAIEASGQGYADKIKVLYGYSPDQQAVVGMKVLESKETPGLGDKIEKEENFRANFEKLDVSLNDTLDGLLNEVVTVKQGAKTHPWQIDGITGATISSKAIGKLMNQSTQQMVPLINKNLTRLRGEK